Part of the Streptomyces sp. NBC_00457 genome, GCGGCCAGCGGCGCGCTGCAGAAGCTGCGTGCGGCCGGGCTGCTCGAGGACATGGACCCGTACGAGGCGCACGGCGCGCTGGAGCCGCGGATTCCGGTGCACGAGGCGGCGTTCGAGCCGTTGATGCTGGCCTGCCGCGACCGCCGGCCGGTCGCTTTCGACTACCGCAAGGCCACCGCCGCGCATCCCGAACCCCGGCATGTGGAGCCGTGGGCGCTGGAGTGCTGGCGCGGCCACTGGTATCTGGCGGGCTGGGACCGTGACCGCGGTGCCGAGCGGGTGTTCCGGCTGTCCCGGATCACCGGCCGGGTGCGCACCCGCAGCGGCCGGTTCACCGTGGAGGTCCCCGATGTCGTCACCGTCCGGGAGACCGTCGCGAGCTGGGCGGGGGAGACCGCCGACCGCAGTGCGCTGATCCGGCTGCGTACGGACGCGGGGTACCCGTTGCGGGCGAAGGCCACGTCGGTGCGGGAACTGGGCGACGGCTGGGACGAGTTGGAGATCCCGTACGGACACGGCCTGGACGCCTGGCTGGTGGAGTTCGGGCCGGACGTGGTGGTCCTGGAGCCGGCCGAGCTGCGCGCCGACGTGGTGGACCGGCTGCGTGCCGTGGCCAAGGGCTGAGGGGGAGCGAGAAAGACAGTGGCCGGCAAACCGATCAGACCTGCGAACGCCATCGACCAGACTCGCCGGATGCTCTCCCTGGTGACGTATCTCAGGGAGCGCCCCGGCGCCCGGCTCGAGGACGTCGCCCGTGCTTTCGGCATCACCGAGGACGAGCTGGTCTCCGACCTCGATGTGCTGCCCATGTGCGGCACCAGCTTCCGCGGCGGCGATCTGCTCGACATCGACACCGACGGCGAGCGGATCTGGTGGCACAACCCCGCCGCCCTCGGG contains:
- a CDS encoding helix-turn-helix transcriptional regulator codes for the protein MAIAKAERLMNLALCLLGTRRPLSKRELRESIEAYLEAGSDDSFNRMFERDKDDLRELGLVIETVENLDGEVGYLARRDSNRLPPVTLDAEEAAALGLAAKVWQQARLAGAASGALQKLRAAGLLEDMDPYEAHGALEPRIPVHEAAFEPLMLACRDRRPVAFDYRKATAAHPEPRHVEPWALECWRGHWYLAGWDRDRGAERVFRLSRITGRVRTRSGRFTVEVPDVVTVRETVASWAGETADRSALIRLRTDAGYPLRAKATSVRELGDGWDELEIPYGHGLDAWLVEFGPDVVVLEPAELRADVVDRLRAVAKG